In a genomic window of Pedobacter sp. KBS0701:
- a CDS encoding cytochrome c maturation protein CcmE → MKKSAIIGLITIAISVGILFSLNANTDTYSNFKQAALSEKEEHVMGYWVKSMGTYYDAVKDANHFSFHMKDEKGEVREVIYAGTKPQDFEKSEKLVLIGKMDKDKFYASKILMKCPSKYNDNMVEVNKDGKVEEVSKDGGKKYN, encoded by the coding sequence ATGAAGAAAAGTGCAATCATTGGACTGATTACCATCGCAATTTCCGTAGGAATTTTATTTAGCTTAAACGCAAATACTGACACCTACTCTAATTTCAAACAGGCAGCTCTTTCTGAGAAAGAAGAACATGTTATGGGCTATTGGGTAAAATCAATGGGCACTTACTACGACGCCGTAAAAGATGCGAACCATTTTTCATTCCACATGAAAGATGAAAAGGGAGAAGTGAGAGAGGTAATTTATGCTGGTACCAAACCGCAGGATTTCGAAAAATCAGAAAAATTAGTGCTTATTGGTAAAATGGATAAGGACAAATTCTACGCATCAAAAATTTTAATGAAATGTCCTTCTAAGTATAACGATAATATGGTAGAGGTCAATAAGGACGGCAAAGTCGAAGAAGTAAGTAAAGACGGCGGGAAAAAATATAACTAA